A genome region from Deltaproteobacteria bacterium includes the following:
- a CDS encoding response regulator has translation MKRILVAEDSGATQKFIAYTLRSRGYEVDTCADGLDALTRYASETYDGVVLDIMMPRMNGLDVLAEIRSQYPDRKTPIILLTSETRPDDQKRGLELGADSFVAKPFKPEQLLEVVEKLAGKA, from the coding sequence GTGAAACGAATACTGGTTGCCGAGGATTCGGGTGCGACGCAGAAGTTTATCGCATATACGCTGCGATCGCGGGGGTACGAGGTGGACACCTGCGCCGATGGACTGGATGCACTGACACGTTATGCATCCGAAACCTACGACGGCGTGGTTCTGGATATTATGATGCCACGCATGAATGGACTGGACGTGCTGGCCGAGATACGGTCACAGTATCCCGACAGGAAAACGCCGATAATCCTGCTGACCAGCGAAACCCGGCCGGACGACCAGAAACGGGGTCTCGAACTGGGCGCCGACAGCTTCGTGGCCAAGCCGTTCAAGCCTGAGCAGCTTCTGGAAGTGGTGGAGAAACTGGCCGGGAAAGCGTGA